Proteins found in one Pseudomonas mosselii genomic segment:
- a CDS encoding TonB-dependent receptor has product MSRLSRWPARASVFALQPLAAGVLLAAAGNSFAEEPRSAAPAVEQEAKLGTVTVNARRREETAQSVPTPISVLGSETLETQRIYRVQDLQQLVPSTNVAYVHARQSSISIRGLGNNPASDGLEGSVGVYLDNVYLGRPGMAVFDLLDVEQLEVLRGPQGTLFGKNTTAGVLNITTRKPTFHQEGSVQSSLGEDGYWQTQGSFSGPLTDTLAGRISAYHTEDDGYVKNIYNGHDLNGGKRQGFRTQLLFKPSETFNLRWIGEYNEEDSDNGILSLYSTGPTINGVNRYESLAAQAGATLVSGKDRKVNFDADQMVKVFQGGTSVEANWTLPNDFTLTSISAYRWWDFTPRNDDGLNVPVFYSAGVSVRDKQYSQELRLASPTGGFFDYVLGAYYFKQDLDNKSFTYYGPQADIWNLTPAGALANVNTIGNGHIDTDSYALFAQGTWHLTERLDFTAGVRGTYEEKSAWVTRDAPSGGAAVTGAAAAARQGRVGAYDSGDLNQYSFAPSGLLSLSYRFTDDLLGYASLSHGEKSGGVNLTVGAAPRLGTDSLLVGTERANNAELGLKSTLFDNRLQLNTNLFWTEVHGYQANVYDEANRVQYLANAGSVRSRGLEFEATALPIRGLTLNFNGSWNDVRYTDYKDAPCPPEVSLANPAATCDLSGHQVVGASKYIANLNGQYKWQLSERIEPYVTASYAFRSKAVGTIDDSDYGQIPSYAIVNLSTGVRLDQGDGVLDLSLWVKNAGDKTYFTSLWNSANGGYAGVLGTPRTVGATARYDF; this is encoded by the coding sequence ATGTCCCGACTTTCCCGTTGGCCGGCGCGCGCGTCGGTATTCGCCCTGCAACCCTTGGCCGCTGGCGTGCTGCTGGCCGCCGCCGGCAACAGCTTCGCCGAAGAGCCGCGCTCGGCTGCGCCAGCTGTCGAGCAGGAGGCCAAGCTCGGCACCGTCACTGTCAATGCCCGGCGCCGTGAGGAGACCGCCCAGAGCGTGCCCACGCCGATCAGCGTGCTGGGCAGCGAAACCCTGGAGACCCAGCGCATCTATCGCGTGCAGGATCTGCAACAGCTGGTGCCGAGCACCAACGTCGCCTATGTGCACGCCCGCCAGTCGAGCATTTCCATTCGCGGCCTGGGCAACAACCCGGCCAGTGATGGCCTGGAAGGCAGCGTCGGCGTGTATCTGGACAACGTCTACCTGGGGCGCCCGGGCATGGCGGTGTTCGACCTGCTCGATGTCGAGCAGCTGGAGGTGCTGCGCGGGCCGCAAGGCACGCTGTTCGGCAAGAACACCACTGCCGGGGTGCTCAACATCACCACCCGCAAGCCGACCTTCCACCAGGAAGGCAGCGTGCAGTCGTCGTTGGGCGAGGATGGCTACTGGCAGACCCAGGGCAGCTTCTCCGGCCCCCTGACCGACACCCTCGCCGGGCGCATCAGCGCCTACCACACCGAGGACGACGGCTATGTGAAGAACATCTACAACGGCCACGACCTCAATGGCGGCAAGCGCCAGGGCTTTCGTACCCAGTTGCTGTTCAAGCCCAGCGAAACCTTCAACCTGCGCTGGATCGGCGAGTACAACGAAGAAGACTCCGACAACGGCATCCTCAGCCTCTACAGCACCGGCCCGACCATCAATGGCGTGAACCGCTACGAAAGCCTGGCCGCCCAGGCCGGCGCCACCCTGGTGTCGGGCAAGGACCGCAAGGTCAACTTCGATGCCGACCAGATGGTCAAGGTGTTCCAGGGCGGCACTTCGGTAGAGGCCAACTGGACCCTGCCCAACGACTTCACCCTCACCTCGATCAGCGCCTACCGTTGGTGGGACTTCACCCCGCGCAACGACGACGGCCTCAACGTGCCGGTGTTCTACAGTGCCGGGGTTTCGGTGCGGGACAAGCAGTACTCGCAGGAGCTTCGGCTGGCCTCACCCACCGGCGGCTTCTTCGACTACGTACTGGGCGCGTACTACTTCAAGCAGGACCTGGACAATAAATCATTCACTTACTACGGGCCGCAGGCTGATATCTGGAACCTGACCCCGGCCGGCGCCCTGGCCAACGTGAACACCATCGGCAATGGCCACATCGACACCGACAGCTACGCCCTGTTCGCCCAGGGCACCTGGCACCTGACCGAGCGCCTGGACTTCACCGCCGGGGTACGCGGCACCTACGAGGAGAAAAGCGCCTGGGTGACCCGCGATGCGCCGTCCGGCGGCGCGGCCGTCACCGGTGCGGCCGCGGCCGCCCGCCAGGGCCGGGTGGGCGCGTACGACTCAGGTGACCTTAACCAATACAGCTTCGCCCCCTCCGGGCTGCTCAGCCTGAGCTACCGATTCACCGATGACCTGTTGGGTTATGCCAGCCTGTCCCACGGCGAGAAGTCCGGGGGTGTCAACCTGACTGTCGGTGCCGCCCCACGCTTGGGCACCGATTCGCTGTTGGTGGGTACCGAGCGGGCCAACAACGCCGAACTCGGGCTCAAGAGCACCCTGTTCGACAACCGCCTGCAGCTGAACACCAACCTGTTCTGGACTGAAGTGCACGGCTACCAGGCCAACGTCTACGACGAAGCCAACCGTGTGCAGTACCTGGCCAACGCCGGCAGCGTGCGTTCTCGCGGCCTGGAGTTCGAAGCCACGGCCCTGCCGATCCGAGGTCTGACGCTGAACTTCAACGGCTCATGGAACGACGTGCGCTACACCGACTACAAGGACGCGCCGTGCCCGCCCGAGGTAAGCCTGGCCAACCCCGCCGCCACCTGCGACCTGTCCGGCCACCAGGTGGTCGGCGCCTCCAAGTACATCGCCAACCTCAACGGCCAGTACAAGTGGCAGCTCAGCGAACGCATCGAGCCCTACGTCACCGCCAGCTACGCGTTCCGCTCCAAGGCCGTCGGCACCATCGACGATTCCGACTACGGCCAGATCCCCAGCTACGCCATCGTCAACCTGTCCACCGGCGTGCGCCTGGACCAGGGCGACGGCGTGCTCGACCTGTCGCTGTGGGTGAAGAACGCCGGCGACAAGACCTACTTCACCAGCCTGTGGAACTCCGCCAACGGCGGCTATGCCGGCGTGCTGGGCACCCCGCGCACCGTGGGCGCCACCGCCCGTTACGACTTCTGA
- a CDS encoding ABC transporter permease: protein MSEVLSVGQRRRWRPLRGPFAAQGRSYIPWAVPLVVAALWIIASREHWMSEQILPAPSLVWQSALEYGSGELWGHLWISLQRLAWGLLAGIASGLLLGTWLGGSRRAQTLVMPTFVALAQIPTLAWIPLFMLFFGIGELLKLVVLVKAVVVPVTLHTLVGVRDAQPKLREAAAVLRLPPHLLFLRLLLPAALPAFLAGVRLALATGWTSLLAVELLASSEGIGYLMVWGRQLFMLDLVFLCILVIGLVGALMDRGFTRLERGLLHWPQPATGEQLRGQVPRGWQSLLLPAGLLMLWQAANRLGWVDANILTSPLEVLRSLYAGLLDGSLPDALRLSLQRTLAGLLLGGGAGFVLGLLLGLSASAERLLGPSLSALRQVALFAWVPLLTAWFGLGEGAKLVFVALAAFFPLLIATQRGIASLPPQLGEAAQALRLDLPHRLRLLVLPGAAPAIFAGLRLALIYAWLGTIGAEYFMPSDGGIASLMIGAQQLFRMDQVMAAMVLIGLVGALLGHLGQRLESRATRWRSA from the coding sequence ATGAGCGAAGTCTTGAGCGTAGGCCAGCGCCGTCGATGGAGGCCGCTACGTGGTCCTTTCGCGGCACAAGGCCGCTCCTACATACCGTGGGCCGTGCCGCTGGTGGTGGCGGCATTGTGGATTATCGCCAGCCGTGAACACTGGATGAGCGAGCAGATCCTGCCTGCGCCGTCGCTGGTCTGGCAGAGCGCGCTAGAGTATGGCTCCGGTGAGCTCTGGGGCCACCTGTGGATAAGTCTGCAGCGCCTGGCCTGGGGACTGCTGGCGGGAATCGCCAGCGGCCTGCTGCTGGGTACCTGGCTGGGTGGATCGCGGCGAGCGCAGACCCTGGTGATGCCCACCTTCGTCGCCCTGGCACAGATCCCAACCCTGGCCTGGATCCCGCTGTTCATGCTGTTCTTCGGCATCGGCGAGCTGCTCAAGCTGGTGGTGCTGGTCAAGGCCGTGGTGGTGCCGGTCACGCTGCATACCCTGGTCGGCGTGCGCGACGCCCAGCCCAAGCTGCGTGAAGCCGCCGCCGTCCTGCGCCTGCCCCCTCACCTGCTGTTCCTGCGCCTGCTGCTGCCCGCCGCGCTGCCGGCGTTTCTCGCCGGTGTGCGGCTGGCCCTGGCCACTGGCTGGACCTCGCTGCTGGCCGTGGAGCTGCTGGCGTCCAGCGAAGGCATCGGCTACCTGATGGTCTGGGGGCGGCAACTGTTCATGCTCGACCTGGTGTTCCTCTGCATCCTGGTGATCGGCCTGGTCGGCGCGCTGATGGATCGCGGCTTCACGCGCCTGGAGCGCGGCCTGTTGCACTGGCCGCAACCGGCCACGGGCGAACAGCTGCGCGGCCAGGTGCCACGCGGCTGGCAAAGCCTGCTGCTGCCTGCGGGGCTGTTGATGCTGTGGCAGGCCGCCAACCGCCTTGGTTGGGTCGACGCCAACATCCTCACCTCGCCACTGGAGGTGCTGCGCAGCCTGTATGCGGGCCTGCTCGACGGCTCGTTGCCCGATGCCCTGCGCTTGAGCCTGCAACGCACCCTGGCCGGGCTGCTGCTCGGCGGTGGCGCGGGGTTCGTGCTGGGCCTGCTGCTGGGCCTGTCAGCCAGCGCCGAGCGCCTGCTCGGCCCGAGCCTGTCGGCGCTGCGCCAAGTGGCGCTGTTCGCCTGGGTGCCGCTGCTGACCGCCTGGTTCGGCTTGGGTGAAGGCGCCAAGCTGGTGTTCGTCGCGCTGGCGGCGTTCTTCCCGTTGCTGATCGCCACCCAGCGCGGTATCGCCAGCCTCCCGCCACAGCTGGGCGAGGCGGCCCAGGCCCTGCGCCTTGACCTGCCGCACCGGCTGCGTCTGCTGGTGCTGCCTGGCGCCGCCCCGGCGATCTTCGCCGGGCTGCGCCTGGCGCTGATCTACGCCTGGCTCGGCACTATCGGTGCCGAGTACTTCATGCCCTCGGACGGCGGTATCGCCAGCCTGATGATCGGCGCCCAGCAATTGTTCCGCATGGACCAGGTGATGGCCGCCATGGTCCTGATCGGCCTGGTCGGCGCCCTGCTCGGCCACCTCGGCCAACGCCTCGAATCGCGCGCCACGCGCTGGAGATCCGCATGA
- a CDS encoding TauD/TfdA dioxygenase family protein, whose product MSNAALATAPQTLELDIHPVAGRIGAEIRGIKLSADLDPATIDAIQAALVRHKVIFFRAQEQLDDVGQEAFAQLLGEPIAHPTVPVVDGTSYLLQLDGAEGQRANSWHTDVTFVDAYPKASILRSVVAPAAGGDTVWANTAAAYQELPEPLRELADKLWAVHSNEYDYASVKPDVDPAKLERYRKVFTSTVYETEHPVVRVHPISGERALQLGHFVKRIKGYSLADSQHLFALLQGHVTRLENTVRWRWQAGDVAIWDNRATQHYAVDDYGTQPRIVRRVTLAGEVPVGVDGQLSRTTRKG is encoded by the coding sequence ATGAGCAACGCCGCACTGGCCACCGCGCCGCAAACCCTGGAACTCGACATCCACCCCGTTGCCGGGCGCATCGGCGCCGAGATCCGTGGCATCAAGCTGTCCGCCGACCTCGATCCGGCCACCATCGATGCCATCCAGGCGGCATTGGTGCGCCACAAGGTGATCTTCTTCCGGGCCCAGGAGCAGCTGGACGACGTGGGGCAGGAGGCCTTCGCCCAGTTGCTCGGCGAGCCGATCGCCCATCCCACGGTGCCGGTGGTCGATGGCACCAGCTACCTGCTGCAGCTCGATGGCGCAGAAGGCCAGCGGGCCAACTCCTGGCACACCGACGTGACCTTCGTAGACGCCTACCCCAAGGCCTCTATCCTGCGCAGTGTGGTGGCCCCGGCTGCCGGTGGCGACACGGTGTGGGCCAACACCGCCGCAGCCTATCAGGAGCTGCCCGAGCCGCTGCGCGAACTGGCCGACAAGCTGTGGGCGGTGCACAGCAACGAATACGACTATGCCAGCGTGAAGCCGGATGTCGATCCGGCGAAGCTTGAGCGCTATCGCAAGGTGTTCACCTCGACGGTGTACGAGACCGAGCACCCGGTGGTGCGGGTGCATCCGATCAGTGGCGAGCGGGCGTTGCAGCTAGGGCACTTCGTCAAGCGCATCAAGGGCTATTCGCTGGCGGACTCGCAGCATCTGTTCGCGCTGCTGCAGGGGCATGTGACACGCCTGGAAAACACCGTGCGCTGGCGCTGGCAGGCGGGGGACGTGGCGATCTGGGACAACCGCGCGACGCAGCACTATGCGGTGGATGACTACGGCACCCAACCGCGCATCGTGCGCCGGGTTACCCTGGCTGGCGAGGTGCCGGTGGGGGTGGATGGGCAATTGAGTCGGACCACGCGCAAGGGCTGA
- the gabD gene encoding NADP-dependent succinate-semialdehyde dehydrogenase, whose product MQLKDAQLFRQQAFINGEWLDADSGQTIKVTNPATGEVIGTVPKMGAAETRRAIEAADKALPAWRALTAKERAGKLRRWFELMIEHQDDLARLMTTEQGKPLAEAKGEIAYAASFIEWFAEEAKRVYGDVIPGHQPDKRLIVIKQPIGVTAAITPWNFPAAMITRKAGPALAAGCTMVLKPASQTPYSALALVELATRAGIPAGVLSVITGSAGEVGSELTGNSLVRKLSFTGSTEIGRQLMEECAKDIKKVSLELGGNAPFIVFDDADLDKAVEGAIISKYRNNGQTCVCANRIYVQDGVYDAFAEKLKAAVAKLKIGNGLEEGTTTGPLIDGKAVAKVQEHIEDAVAKGAKVLSGGKIIEGNFFEPTILVDVPKTAAVAKEETFGPLAPLFRFKDEAEVIAMSNDTEFGLASYFYARDMSRVFRVAEALEYGMVGINTGLISNEVAPFGGIKASGLGREGSKYGIEDYLEIKYLCISV is encoded by the coding sequence ATGCAGCTCAAAGACGCTCAGTTGTTCCGCCAGCAAGCCTTCATCAACGGTGAATGGCTGGATGCGGATAGCGGTCAGACCATCAAGGTGACCAACCCGGCCACCGGTGAGGTGATCGGTACCGTGCCGAAGATGGGCGCCGCCGAGACCCGCCGCGCCATCGAGGCCGCCGACAAGGCCCTGCCGGCCTGGCGCGCACTGACTGCCAAAGAGCGTGCCGGCAAGCTGCGTCGCTGGTTCGAGCTGATGATCGAGCACCAGGACGACCTGGCCCGTCTGATGACCACCGAGCAGGGCAAGCCACTGGCCGAGGCCAAGGGCGAGATCGCCTATGCCGCCTCGTTCATCGAGTGGTTCGCCGAGGAAGCCAAGCGCGTGTACGGCGACGTCATCCCAGGCCACCAGCCGGACAAACGCTTGATCGTCATCAAGCAGCCGATCGGTGTCACCGCCGCCATCACCCCGTGGAACTTCCCGGCCGCGATGATCACCCGTAAAGCCGGCCCGGCCCTGGCCGCCGGTTGCACCATGGTGCTCAAGCCCGCTTCGCAGACCCCGTACTCCGCCCTGGCCCTGGTCGAGCTGGCCACCCGTGCCGGCATCCCGGCTGGCGTGCTGAGCGTGATCACCGGCAGCGCCGGCGAGGTTGGCTCCGAGCTGACCGGCAACTCGCTGGTGCGCAAGCTGTCCTTCACCGGCTCGACCGAGATCGGCCGCCAGCTGATGGAAGAATGCGCCAAGGACATCAAGAAGGTTTCCCTGGAACTGGGCGGCAACGCGCCTTTCATCGTGTTCGACGACGCCGACCTGGACAAGGCGGTCGAGGGCGCGATCATCTCCAAGTACCGTAACAACGGCCAGACCTGCGTCTGCGCCAACCGCATCTACGTGCAGGACGGCGTCTACGACGCGTTTGCCGAGAAGCTGAAGGCCGCGGTGGCCAAGCTGAAGATCGGCAACGGCCTGGAAGAAGGCACCACCACTGGCCCGCTGATCGACGGCAAGGCTGTCGCCAAGGTCCAGGAGCACATCGAGGACGCCGTCGCCAAGGGCGCCAAGGTACTGTCCGGCGGCAAGATCATCGAAGGCAACTTCTTCGAGCCGACCATCCTGGTCGACGTACCGAAGACCGCTGCCGTCGCCAAGGAAGAGACATTCGGCCCGCTGGCGCCGCTGTTCCGCTTCAAGGACGAGGCCGAAGTCATCGCCATGTCCAACGACACCGAGTTCGGCCTGGCCTCGTACTTCTACGCCCGCGACATGAGCCGCGTGTTCCGCGTCGCCGAGGCCCTGGAATACGGCATGGTGGGTATCAACACCGGCCTGATCTCCAACGAAGTGGCGCCGTTCGGCGGCATCAAGGCTTCGGGCCTGGGCCGTGAAGGTTCCAAGTACGGTATCGAGGACTACCTCGAGATCAAATACCTGTGCATCAGCGTCTGA
- a CDS encoding aryl-sulfate sulfotransferase has protein sequence MNAKTQPHDLPEGACLTAKVPDRDQALLGDVVVNPYRLAPLTAIIRDGGRTLSAAHVRVLGRGERGVDIVYDVSDRSLWTYGGIPVFGLYPDHVNQVEVSYKLDGERIRERYEIYAPAVRLPVVAKQTAALPEVEPVKVAPGFEKRLYLFNHLLAEIPGGRAFKWNGLGGAAEWDSVGNNWIADSNGDVRWYLDIEQIHDSNHRDGLGGTMGFHQTRDGKLIWGQGQTYSKYDLLGRKVWQRNLPDKFADFSHEIRETVNGSYLLRVGTSDYRRPDGKRVRSIRDHIIEVNEAGDVLDFWDLNQILDPYRGELLETLGKAAIQLPDGVKKQDERLANELAEGDLPFGDVPGVGTGRNWAHVNAIDYDADDDSIIVSARHQGVVKIGRDKQVKWILAAPQGWPARLQDKVLKPVGEGFEWSWTQHTAWLTGHGTLTVFDNGWGRDFGPTRLTGNYSRAVEYRIDEAKGTVEQVWQYGKERGDEWYSPITSVVAYQAQTDTQFIYSASVSFLTPEKLTTSVLNEVRRGTQEVVVELKVHSRQPGSVGYRALVIDLDKAF, from the coding sequence ATGAATGCCAAGACCCAACCGCATGACCTGCCCGAAGGCGCCTGCCTCACCGCCAAGGTGCCCGACCGCGACCAAGCCCTGCTCGGCGACGTGGTGGTCAACCCGTACCGGCTGGCGCCGCTGACCGCGATCATCCGTGATGGCGGGCGTACCTTGAGTGCCGCCCATGTGCGGGTGCTGGGCCGCGGCGAGCGCGGTGTCGATATCGTCTACGACGTGTCCGACCGCTCGCTGTGGACCTACGGCGGCATCCCGGTGTTCGGCCTGTACCCCGACCACGTCAACCAGGTCGAGGTGAGTTACAAGCTTGATGGCGAACGCATCCGCGAACGTTACGAAATCTACGCCCCGGCGGTGCGCCTGCCGGTGGTGGCCAAGCAGACTGCCGCGCTGCCCGAGGTAGAGCCGGTCAAGGTCGCCCCCGGTTTCGAAAAGCGCCTGTACCTGTTCAATCACCTGCTGGCCGAGATCCCGGGTGGGCGCGCCTTCAAGTGGAACGGCCTGGGCGGCGCCGCCGAGTGGGACTCGGTGGGCAACAACTGGATCGCCGACAGCAACGGTGACGTGCGCTGGTACCTGGATATCGAGCAGATCCATGATTCCAACCATCGCGACGGCCTGGGCGGCACCATGGGCTTCCACCAGACCCGCGACGGCAAGCTGATCTGGGGCCAGGGCCAGACCTACTCCAAGTACGACCTGCTGGGGCGCAAGGTGTGGCAGCGCAACCTGCCGGACAAGTTCGCCGACTTCTCCCACGAGATCCGCGAGACGGTGAACGGCAGCTACCTGCTGCGGGTCGGCACCAGCGACTACCGTCGCCCGGACGGCAAGCGCGTGCGCTCGATCCGCGACCATATCATCGAGGTCAACGAGGCTGGCGACGTGCTGGATTTCTGGGACCTGAACCAGATCCTCGATCCGTACCGCGGCGAGCTGCTGGAAACCCTAGGCAAGGCCGCGATCCAGCTGCCGGACGGTGTAAAGAAACAGGATGAGCGGCTGGCCAACGAATTGGCTGAAGGCGACCTGCCGTTCGGCGACGTTCCCGGTGTCGGTACCGGGCGCAACTGGGCCCATGTCAATGCCATCGACTACGACGCCGATGACGACAGCATCATCGTTTCAGCACGGCACCAGGGCGTGGTGAAGATCGGCCGCGACAAGCAGGTGAAGTGGATCCTCGCCGCGCCGCAAGGTTGGCCGGCACGTTTGCAGGACAAAGTGCTCAAACCGGTGGGCGAGGGCTTCGAGTGGTCCTGGACCCAGCACACCGCCTGGCTGACCGGGCACGGCACGCTGACTGTGTTCGACAACGGCTGGGGCCGCGACTTCGGCCCGACTAGGCTGACTGGCAACTACAGCCGGGCGGTGGAGTACCGCATCGACGAGGCCAAGGGCACGGTCGAGCAGGTATGGCAGTACGGCAAGGAGCGCGGTGACGAGTGGTACAGCCCGATCACCTCGGTGGTGGCGTACCAGGCGCAGACCGATACCCAGTTCATCTACTCGGCTTCGGTGAGTTTCCTGACACCGGAGAAGCTGACGACCAGCGTGCTCAATGAAGTGCGTCGCGGCACCCAGGAGGTGGTGGTGGAGCTGAAAGTGCACAGTCGCCAGCCGGGCAGCGTGGGCTACCGGGCGCTGGTGATCGATCTCGACAAGGCGTTCTGA
- a CDS encoding LysR family transcriptional regulator, with amino-acid sequence MHIDLRQLRHFIALVEHRSFVAAAAAVNLSQSAFSRSIQTLEHNVGCRLVDRASKELAPTRQGLLVLEHSRRLVHGAHNLVNEINQFNGATTGVVRFGSGPAPAGGLVPRAVARFVAEYPAARTCFQVDNWQALNRRLIAEEIEFFVADTRQFEADPDYQVHKLRPQRWHFCCRREHPLTELAEVRARDLFDYPLATTFRPPNIRKILSDLSGRQDFLPSVECEHGYALLNVVLHSDTIGIACSANLRPYDGLVALKLVDLAPEQEEAFYTRYGVVSRVGYGLSALAQGLVRQLIACDSEL; translated from the coding sequence ATGCATATCGACCTGCGCCAGCTCCGCCACTTCATCGCCCTTGTCGAGCACCGCAGCTTTGTCGCCGCGGCGGCGGCGGTGAACCTCTCGCAATCGGCCTTCAGCCGCAGCATCCAGACGCTGGAACACAACGTCGGCTGCCGCCTGGTCGATCGCGCCAGCAAGGAACTGGCGCCGACCCGCCAGGGCCTGCTGGTGCTGGAGCATTCACGGCGGCTGGTGCACGGGGCGCACAACCTGGTCAACGAGATCAACCAGTTCAACGGCGCCACCACCGGCGTGGTGCGCTTCGGCTCGGGGCCGGCCCCCGCCGGCGGGCTGGTGCCAAGGGCGGTGGCGCGGTTCGTCGCCGAGTACCCAGCGGCCCGCACCTGCTTCCAGGTGGACAACTGGCAGGCGCTGAACCGGCGGCTGATCGCCGAGGAGATCGAGTTCTTCGTCGCCGACACCCGCCAGTTCGAGGCCGACCCGGACTACCAGGTGCACAAGCTCAGGCCACAGCGCTGGCACTTCTGCTGTCGCCGGGAACATCCATTGACCGAGCTGGCCGAAGTGCGGGCGCGGGACCTGTTCGATTACCCGCTGGCCACCACCTTTCGCCCGCCGAACATCCGCAAGATCCTCAGTGACTTGAGCGGGCGGCAGGACTTTCTGCCCAGCGTGGAATGCGAGCATGGTTATGCGCTGCTCAATGTCGTGCTGCATTCGGACACCATCGGTATCGCCTGCAGCGCGAACCTGCGGCCCTATGACGGCCTGGTGGCCCTCAAGCTGGTGGATCTGGCGCCGGAGCAGGAGGAGGCGTTCTATACCCGCTATGGGGTGGTGAGCCGGGTGGGGTATGGGTTGTCGGCGCTGGCGCAGGGGTTGGTGAGGCAGTTGATTGCCTGTGATAGCGAGTTGTAG
- a CDS encoding ABC transporter ATP-binding protein gives MNAFITPALHAANQPDATPPLVSFEGVGKTFSVDGQPFEAIRNFNLSINEGEFIAIVGSSGCGKSTLLRLLVGLDTDYSGTIRVDGQPVDGIGGERGIVFQEHRLFPWLTVAQNIGLGLVNETLTQGERARRVHEYVQLVGLVGFESAYPHQLSGGMAQRVAIARGLVASPRILLLDEPFGALDALTRQQLQDELLAIRERSGITILLVTHDAEEATYLADRVVVLEPRPGRIKAVVEIDLPHPRQRTGVALHGLREKVLHQITGDGGYLKPAGQRMEGLRPELIAL, from the coding sequence ATGAACGCCTTCATCACCCCGGCCCTGCACGCGGCCAACCAACCCGACGCCACGCCGCCACTGGTCAGTTTCGAGGGGGTCGGCAAGACCTTCAGCGTCGATGGCCAGCCGTTCGAGGCGATCCGCAACTTCAACCTGTCGATCAACGAAGGCGAGTTCATCGCCATCGTCGGCTCCTCCGGCTGCGGCAAGTCCACCCTGCTGCGTCTGCTGGTGGGGCTGGACACCGACTACAGCGGCACGATCCGGGTCGACGGCCAGCCGGTCGACGGCATCGGCGGCGAACGCGGCATCGTATTCCAGGAGCATCGCCTGTTCCCATGGCTGACGGTGGCGCAGAACATCGGCCTGGGGCTGGTCAACGAGACACTCACCCAGGGCGAGCGCGCCCGGCGCGTACACGAGTACGTGCAACTGGTGGGCCTGGTCGGCTTCGAATCGGCCTATCCGCACCAGCTGTCCGGCGGCATGGCCCAGCGCGTGGCCATCGCCCGTGGCCTGGTGGCCAGCCCACGGATCCTGCTGCTGGACGAACCCTTCGGCGCCCTCGACGCCCTGACCCGCCAACAGCTGCAGGACGAACTGCTGGCGATTCGCGAACGCTCGGGGATCACCATCCTGCTGGTCACCCACGATGCCGAGGAAGCCACCTACCTGGCCGATCGGGTGGTGGTGCTGGAGCCGAGGCCGGGGCGGATCAAGGCGGTGGTGGAAATCGACCTGCCGCACCCGCGCCAGCGCACCGGCGTGGCATTGCATGGCTTGCGTGAAAAGGTCTTGCACCAGATCACCGGGGATGGCGGGTATCTCAAGCCTGCGGGACAGCGGATGGAGGGGCTGCGGCCGGAGCTGATCGCACTGTGA
- a CDS encoding ABC transporter substrate-binding protein, producing the protein MKTAFRHLLSPLLAALLSALPVAAHAAQPDVIRIAVPDLSAGSKPSAGGVVDVLRDQQLLEKEFAKDGIRIDWRFFKGAGPVVNEALANGQADFAYLGDLAAIIGKANGLDTRVLSAGVRGVKSYLGVVPGSGIHSLQDLKGKRVAVFRGTANQLSFASALASQGLSERELKVINLDFNAANAALAAKQIDATWGLSSLLSLRERGLVELPVNSRDLKGAGSTQAVLLGTGEFIRQHPDLVQRVVNAQEQAVKWLRDERNREAYVDLVANTANWPKAILRDDLAEENLADYFDPRLDAGFVGLLQQGVDLAVKERLIRRGFQVADWIEPRFIDAAQRQDQAVQAAR; encoded by the coding sequence ATGAAAACCGCCTTCCGCCATCTGCTCAGCCCGTTGCTCGCCGCCTTGTTGAGCGCCCTGCCCGTGGCAGCCCATGCCGCCCAGCCGGATGTGATCCGTATCGCCGTGCCCGACCTCAGCGCCGGCAGCAAGCCCAGCGCCGGCGGCGTGGTGGATGTGCTGCGCGACCAGCAACTGCTGGAGAAAGAGTTCGCCAAGGACGGCATCCGTATCGACTGGCGCTTCTTCAAGGGCGCCGGCCCCGTGGTCAACGAGGCCCTGGCCAACGGCCAGGCGGACTTCGCCTACCTGGGCGACCTGGCCGCGATCATCGGCAAGGCCAACGGCCTCGACACCCGCGTGTTGTCGGCCGGGGTGCGTGGGGTGAAGAGCTACCTCGGCGTGGTGCCGGGCTCGGGCATCCACAGCCTGCAGGACCTCAAGGGCAAGCGCGTGGCGGTGTTCCGCGGCACCGCCAACCAGCTGTCGTTCGCCAGCGCCCTGGCCAGCCAGGGGCTGTCCGAACGTGAGCTGAAAGTCATCAACCTCGATTTCAACGCGGCCAACGCCGCCCTGGCCGCCAAGCAGATCGACGCCACCTGGGGCCTGTCCAGCCTGCTGTCGCTGCGCGAGCGAGGGCTGGTCGAGCTCCCGGTCAACTCCCGGGACCTGAAAGGCGCCGGCAGCACCCAGGCGGTGCTGCTGGGTACCGGCGAGTTCATCCGCCAGCACCCCGACCTGGTACAGCGGGTGGTCAACGCCCAGGAGCAGGCGGTGAAGTGGCTGCGCGACGAACGTAACCGCGAGGCCTATGTGGACCTGGTGGCGAACACCGCCAACTGGCCAAAGGCGATCCTGCGCGACGACCTGGCCGAGGAGAACCTCGCCGACTACTTCGACCCACGCCTGGATGCCGGTTTCGTCGGCCTGCTGCAACAGGGCGTGGACCTGGCCGTCAAGGAGCGCCTGATCCGCCGTGGCTTCCAGGTGGCCGACTGGATCGAACCCCGTTTCATCGATGCCGCCCAGCGGCAGGACCAGGCCGTCCAGGCCGCCCGCTGA